A genomic window from Hyla sarda isolate aHylSar1 chromosome 8, aHylSar1.hap1, whole genome shotgun sequence includes:
- the LOC130285373 gene encoding serine protease 27-like has translation MVSQRIVGGADSAPGAWPWQVSIQLKKLSSCGGSLITDSLVLTVAHCLVSMNVSEYTVYLGAHQLSGLQQSGVVARGVKRIIIHPDFTEVGSSGDIALIELEKPVNFTSSILPVCLPSASVKLPEGTLCWATGWGNIKDGERLPKPKTLQEVQLALIDNMNCESMYNTNLGYNPKFKLIQSDMMCAGYKEGKKDTCQGDSGGPLVCSVNGAWMQMGIISWGFGCAEPSHPGVYTRVQYYLPWIQKFVASLPNNNGLNSVHLVDKISTTSPNNSSHSDILFDPNDMERGNVTGNGTEPKMLFLVGNGAHLNLWSMANPMLILLGLLLLL, from the exons ATGGTTTCACAAAGAATCGTAGGAGGAGCGGATTCGGCACCTGGAGCGTGGCCGTGGCAGGTCAGCATTCAGCTGAAGAAATTATCCAGTTGCGGGGGCTCACTCATCACCGACTCCTTGGTGCTGACAGTGGCTCATTGCTTGGT GTCGATGAATGTCTCAGAATACACCGTATACCTTGGGGCACATCAGCTATCAGGACTGCAGCAGTCTGGAGTTGTAGCCAGAGGAGTAAAACGAATCATAATACACCCCGACTTCACAGAAGTAGGATCCAGTGGAGATATTGCTTTAATAGAGTTGGAGAAACCGGTCAATTTCACCTCCTCTATACTTCCCGTCTGTTTACCATCTGCGTCTGTAAAACTTCCAGAAGGAACCTTGTGTTGGGCAACAGGATGGGGCAACATTAAAGATGGAG AGCGACTACCCAAACCTAAGACTCTCCAGGAGGTCCAGCTCGCTCTGATAGACAACATGAACTGTGAATCCATGTACAACACCAACTTGGGCTATAACCCCAAATTCAAGCTGATTCAAAGCGACATGATGTGTGCCGGATACAAAGAGGGAAAGAAAGATACATGCCAG GGTGACTCTGGTGGACCCCttgtctgcagtgtgaatggtgcCTGGATGCAGATGGGAATTATCAGCTGGGGTTTCGGATGTGCTgagcccagtcatcctggtgtCTACACGAGAGTCCAATATTACCTGCCCTGGATACAGAAGTTTGTAGCCTCCTTGCCGAACAATAATGGACTGAATAGCGTTCACCTGGTGGACAAGATCAGCACAACATCCCCAAACAACAGCAGCCATAGTGACATTCTATTTGACCCAAACGACATGGAGCGTGGAAATGTAACTGGTAATGGTACTGAGCCCAAGATGCTATTTCTGGTCGGCAATGGAGCCCACTTAAATCTCTGGTCAATGGCCAATCCCATGCTGATTCTCCTGGGTCTTTTGCTTCTTCTGTAA